Proteins encoded within one genomic window of Vanrija pseudolonga chromosome 3, complete sequence:
- the davD_0 gene encoding Glutarate-semialdehyde dehydrogenase DavD, with protein MVHANFKLADPSLLLTKGWINDAEVESHTGARFDVRDPGSGDVWTSVSAMDAVDTDKAVAAATAAFPAFAAIPARQRARMILKIDELVRENKEDLAQLLVMESGKALPEARAEVDYAATYSWFMAGEAERITGDTIKANDNPSLRFFTQRVPIGPVALLSPWNFPLVITLRKLASALAAGCTMVIKPSPETPTTALALAVLAKRAGVPAGVINVVPASTATTPEVGKALCEDKRIKKLSFTGSTGVGKLLMGQGASTLKKMTLELGGNGGWVVFEDAELDKAADALIANKLRHAGQVCVCANRVFVQRSIASKFASLVADRVAKLKFGHGLDEGVTNGALTTSRGAERAAVLVADAISNGATLVTGGKPFGTGNHFEPTILTGAPRHAKVYAEEMFAPIVSIYEFDTEAEVIDLCNATDMGLTNYVWTRDIGRAWRAFEQLESGTVAINTANATTAECPFGGIKESGIGKEGGIGYGVEEFTVLKAAALTV; from the exons aTGGTCCACGCAAActtcaagctcgccgacccgtcgctcctcctcaccaagGGCTGGATtaacgacgccgaggtcgagtcgcACACTGGCGCGCGCTTCGACGTCCGCGACCCCGGCTCGGGCGACGTCTGGACCTCGGTGTCCGCCATGGACGCTGTCGACACGgacaaggccgtcgcggcTGCGACCGCCGCGTTCCCCGCCTTTGCGGCCATCCcagcccgccagcgcgcgcgcatgatCCTCAAgattgacgagctcgtccgcgagAACAAGGAGGACTTGGCCCAGCTGCTCGTCATGGAGTCGGGCAAGGCGCTTCCCGaggcccgcgccgaggtcgactaTGCTG CCACCTACTCGTGGTTCATGGCCGGAGAGGCCGAGCGCATCACGGGTGACACGATCAAGGCCAACGACAACCCGTCGTTGCGCTTCTTCACCCAGCGTGTCCCCATCGGCCCCGTGGCTCTCCTCAGCCC TTGGAACTTTCCCCTCGTCATCACCCTCCGCAAGCTCGCATCAGCTctcgctgctggctgcaCGATGGTGATCAAGCCCTCGCCCGAGACGCCCAccacggcgctggcgctcgccgtgctcgccaagcGTGCTGGTGTCCCGGCTGGTGTCATCAACGTCgtgcccgcctcgaccgccacCACTcccgaggtcggcaaggccCTGTGCGAGGACAAGCGCATCAAGAAGCTCAGCTTCACCGGCTCcaccggcgtcggcaagctcctcaTGGGCCAGGGCGCGTCGACCCTCAAGAAGATGaccctcgagctgggcggtaacggcggctgggtcgtgttcgaggacgccgagttGGACAAGGCTGCTGATG CCCTCATCGCCAACAAGCTCCGCCACGCCGGACAGGTGTGTGTTTGCGCGAACCGCGTGTTCGTCCAGCGCTCCATCGCCTCCAAGTTCGCCTCACTTGTCGCGGAccgcgtcgccaagctcaagttcggccacggcctcgacgagg GCGTAACCAACGGCGCGTTGACCACCTCGCGCggagccgagcgcgccgccgtgctcgtcgccgacgccatctcGAACGGCGCGACCCTCGTCACCGGCGGCAAGCCGTTCGGCACGGGCAACCACTTTGAGCCAACCATCTTGACcggtgcgccgcgccacgccaaGGTGTACGCCGAGGAGATGTTCGCACCCATCGTGAGCATCTACGAGttcgacaccgaggccgaggtcatcGACCTGTGCAACGCCACCGACATGGGCTTGACCAACTACGTGTGGACGCGGGACATTGGCCGCGCGTGGCGCGCgttcgagcagctcgagagCGGCACGGTCGCGATCAACACTGCcaacgcgacgacggccgagtGCCCCTTTGGCGGCATCAAGGAGAGCGGTatcggcaaggagggcggcatcggctacggcgtcgaggagttTACCGTGCTCAAGGCGGCCGCGTTGACGGTTTAG
- the mtr_5 gene encoding N amino acid transport system protein, translating into MSTEWRDDKSDRTAITPAPPAPSVAKPKKGDAGDIETGSGVEVSGVVHDAVFGDIVEHGPNFRAVNGWGAFVLMTKANLGLGVLAIPVVFSTLGIVPGIIVIVVIEAILMYCASFLGPFKIAHPEVYGLADAGYVFGGRWGKEIFYAIFSIFMVFCTASAIVGVSTALNAMSSHGACTAVFVVVAAIAGFLLGSIRTLGKVSWVGWAGITSVMVSIIALTIAVGVQERPSEAPRTGPWDKKFQVVGKPSFAGAMTAINIILFSSSATPMYFGVLSEMRDPRQYTKAMCGSLTFLTCVYLIIGSVVYHFCGQYVASPALGSAGILMKKVCYGLAFPGLLASLTIFNHISAKHLFVRILSGSKHLTANSWTHWGTWLGCTGGSVIIAYIIASAIPVFGSLIDFIGALLCPLVAIIPELFMWWHDNIRTREAPLTRRLKIQLVVNGVLLVVAAYLTVAGTYAAIVELIHTSVNTGPWTCANNSGRLD; encoded by the exons ATGAGCACCGAGTGGCGCGACGACAAGAGCGACAGAACGGCCATCAcgcctgccccgcccgcccctaGCGTGGCGAAGCCGAAGAAGGGTGACGCCGGCGACATCGAGACTGGCTCCGGCGTGGAGGTGTCGGGCGTGGTGCACGACGCCGTGTtcggcgacattgtcgagcaTGGGCCTAACTTTAGAGCT GTAAACGGCTGGGGCGCCTTCGTGCTCATGACCAAGGCCAACCTGGGCCtgggcgtgctcgccatcCCGGTCGTGTTCAGCACGCTCGGCATCGTCCCGggcatcatcgtcatcgtcgtcattgAGGCGATTCTCATGTATTGCGCGTCCTTCCTCGGCCCGTTCAAGATCGCCCATCCCGAGGTGTATGGCCTCGCGGATGCGGGGTACGTGTTCGGCGGGCGGTGGGGCAAGGAGATCTTCTATGCCATCTTCTCTATCT TCATGGTCTTCTGCACGGCGTCCgccatcgtcggcgtcagcactGCGCTCAACGCCATGTCCTCCCACGGCGCATGCACGgccgtcttcgtcgtcgtggccgccaTCGCgggcttcctcctcggctccATCCGCACGCTGGGCAAGGTGTCGTGGGTCGGCTGGGCGGGCATCACGAGCGTCATGGTCTCCATCATCGCCCTCACCATCGCTGTTGGCGTGCAGGAGCGCCCGAGCGAGGCGCCGCGCACCGGACCATGGGATAAGAAGTTCCAGGTCGTCGGCAAGCCCTCGTTCGCGGGCGCGATGACTGCGATCAACATTATCTTGTTCTCTT CCTCCGCCACGCCCATGTACTTTGGCGTCCTCTCCGAGATGCGCGACCCGAGGCAGTACACCAAGGCCATGTGCGGCTCGCTCACCTTCCTCACCTGCGTGTACCTCATCATCGGGTCGGTCGTGTACCACTTCTGTGGGCAGTACGTCGCCTCCCCGGCCCTCGGCAGCGCGGGCATCCTCATGAAGAAGGTGTGCTACGGGCTCGCGTTCCCcggcctgctcgcctcgctcacGATCTTCAACCACATCTCGGCCAAGCACCTGTTTGTGCGCATCCTCTCCGGCTCAAAGCACTTGACGGCCAACTCCTGGACGCACTGGGGCACGTGGCTCGGCTGCACGGGCGGCTCCGTGATCATCGCCTACATCATCGCGAGCGCGATCCCAGTCTTCGGCAGCCTGATCGACTTtatcggcgcgctcctctgcccgctcgtcgccatcatccCAGAGCTCTTCATGTGGTGGCACGACAACATCCGGACCCGCGAAGCACCGCTCACGAGGCGGCTCAAgatccagctcgtcgtcaacggcgtgctgctcgtcgtcgccgcgtaCCTCACCGTCGCGGGCACGTACGCCGCCATCGTGGAGCTCATCCACACGAGCGTGAACACAGGTCCCTGGACGTGCGCGAACAACTCGGGCAGGCTCGACTAG
- the tsaC1 gene encoding 4-formylbenzenesulfonate dehydrogenase TsaC1/TsaC2, with translation MATSNLLTNTRLIVTGGGSGFGAEISRQAVNEGAKVVILDVSPTGQTVADEINAKVPGSVVFVKGSVTETAGWEAAREAAVSNFGGVDSVVNNAGWSYHTKPTLEVTLEEYTKTFDLNVKSVFLSVQNIVPLMIKQGTGGTFIQIGSVSHLRPRPGLAWYAASKGTVTTVGKALATEYADKNIRFNTVLPVLTPTGLTNQFVGVDQHDTAGLEKFAGGVPLGRLGKPQDIAEAVVWLASPRAQFITGVDLPVDGGRHI, from the exons ATGGCCACCTCCAACCTCCTCACCAACACGCGCCTCATCGTcacgggcggcggctcgggcttTGGCGCCGAGATCTCGCGCCAGGCCGTCAACGAGGGCGCCAAggtcgtcatcctcgacgtcTCGCCCACGGGCCAgaccgtcgccgacgagatcaaCGCCAAGGTCCCCGGCTCGGTCGTGTTTGTCAAGGGCAGCGTGACCGAGACTGCTGGgtgggaggcggcgcgcgaggccgccgtcagcaactttggcggcgtcgactcggTCGTCAACAACGCCGGCTGGAGCTACCACACCAAGCCCACGCTCGAGGTCACGCTCGAGGAGTACACCAAGACGTTTGACCTCAATGTCAAGTCGGTCTTCTTGTCGGTCCAGAACATTGTGCCCCTCATGATCAAACAGGGCACTGGCGGCACCTTTATCCAGATTGGAAGTGTGTCCCACCTGCGCCCCCGTCCCGGACTCGCATGGTACGCCGCGTCCAAGGGCACCGTCACCACCGTCGGCAAGGCCCTTGCGACCGAGTATGCCGACAAGAACATTCGCTTCAACACCGTCTTGCCCGTCTTGACGCCCACTGGCTTGACGAACCAGTTTGTCGGTGTCGACCAGCACGACACGGCCGGCCTCGAGAAGTTTGCCGGCGGAGTT CCCCTCGGCCGTTTGGGCAAGCCCCAGGacatcgccgaggccgtcgtctGGCTCGCATCGCCCCGCGCGCAGTTCATcaccggcgtcgacctccccgtcgacggcggcaggcaCA TCTAA
- the acdh-11_0 gene encoding Acyl-CoA dehydrogenase family member 11, protein MPAATSTTGFFQVEPQLPNAWDEDATLRRAADLFLPASTVTAESADLHSFAADVISPEIFAAITNAETQLPYLNGGGYTAFGAPQDAATLVTSPGWNILQDFALASGFVPQGYDAKLGGSARVIEALKIALWAPSSALTTCPSGMQDGAIEVLRNQLRNNTTPPGWNKDLQDTRTKVFEAALGRLMNTNPKEAWTSGQWMTERAGGSDVRGTETIAEWVGMGADGVDLNGLPLGPYSISGFKWFASAADCGVSILLAFTPKGLSCFLAPTRKLVNGKVKINGFRFQRLKNKLGTKALPSAELEIKGMRAWLIGGEGRGVAVISTVLNVTRLHNAIRTAGFMGRGLSVVRAFARVRTFPSRPAPNNYLYHIPLFNKTLASLTVRYRADMLVATFIAGLLGAVSTNQRTVAVLPASHEDNVLLLRLLTSVAKAYTTKHGVAHLQECMEGLGGVGYLENNETPHLNVARMFRDANVFPIWEGTFDVLSTDTVKVLRGKLGAECEGALGRWINQVLNAGSSAQLAQAKQAIRARWEAFVLSLPSDKDTLMPHARYVVNTIGDIVAATLLVADAERDGNEVAAEIARRFITAQFAPEDVKPVFGQTAGVSRMDQLIAFEGDNEVLGKTQRAKL, encoded by the coding sequence ATGCCCGCTGCTACATCAACAACAGGCTTCTTCCAGGTCGAGCCGCAGCTCCCAAACGCCTGGGACGAGGACGCAACActgcgccgtgccgccgacctcttcctccccgCGTCGACAGTCACGGCCGAGTCTGCCGACCTCCACTCGTTCGCTGCCGACGTCATCTCACCCGAGATCTTCGCGGCCATCACCAACGCTGAGACGCAGCTCCCCTACCTCAACGGCGGAGGATACACTGCCTTCGGCGCCCCGCAGGACGCGGCGACGCTCGTCACCTCGCCCGGATGGAACATTCTCCAGGACTTTGCCCTCGCCTCGGGCTTCGTGCCCCAGGGCtacgacgccaagctcggcggaTCGGCACGTGTCATTGAGGCGCTCAAGATCGCCCTCTGGGCCCCTAGCTCGGCACTCACCACCTGCCCCTCGGGCATGCAGGACGGCGCGATCGAGGTGCTCCGCAACCAGCTGAGGAACAACACGACCCCGCCCGGCTGGAACAAGGACCTGCAGGACACGCGCACAAAGGTGTtcgaggcggcgcttggcCGGCTCATGAACACCAACCCCAAGGAGGCTTGGACCTCGGGCCAGTGGATGACGGAGCGCGCTGGTGGCTCGGACGTCCGCGGCACCGAGACGATCGCCGAGTGGGTCGGCATGGGTGctgacggcgtcgacttgAACGGGCTGCCGCTTGGCCCGTACTCGATCTCTGGCTTCAAGTGgttcgcctcggccgccgactGCGGTGTGTCCATCCTGCTGGCGTTCACGCCCAAGGGCCTCTCGTGCTTCCTCGCCCCCacgcgcaagctcgtcaacggcaaggtcaagaTCAACGGGTTCAGGTTCCAGCGTCTCAAGAACAAGCTCGGCACAAAGGCGTTGCCgtccgccgagctcgagattAAGGGCATGCGCGCATGGCTTATTGGAGGGGAGGGTCGCGGTGTGGCTGTCATCTCGACCGTGCTCAACGTCACCCGTCTCCACAACGCCATCCGTACCGCCGGCTTCATGGGCCGTGGCCTGTCCGTCGTCCGCGCCTTTGCCCGCGTCCGTACCTTCCCCTCGCGTCCCGCCCCCAACAACTACCTCTACCACATCCCCCTGTTCAACAAGACGCTCGCGAGCTTGACGGTCCGCTACCGCGCCGACATGCTGGTCGCGACGTTCATCgctggcctcctcggcgccgtgtccaCCAACCAGCGCACAGTAGCCGTCCTCCCCGCATCGCACGAGGAcaacgtcctcctcctccgcctgctCACGTCTGTCGCCAAGGCGTACACAACAAAACACGGCGTCGCCCACCTCCAGGAGTGCATGGAGGGtctcggcggtgtcggctACCTCGAGAACAACGAGACGCCACACCTCAACGTCGCCCGCATGTTCCGTGACGCCAACGTCTTCCCCATCTGGGAGGGAACCTTTGACGTGCTCTCCACCGACACTGTCAAGGTGCTCcgcggcaagctcggcgccgagtgcgAGGGTGCCCTCGGCCGCTGGATCAACCAGGTGCTCAACGCCGGCTCGAGCGCacagctcgcgcaggccaagcAGGCCATCCGCGCCCGCTGGGAGGCATTTGTCCTCTCCCTCCCGTCAGACAAGGACACGCTCATGCCTCACGCGCGCTACGTCGTCAACACGAtcggcgacattgtcgcgGCCACGCTgctggtcgccgacgccgagcgcgacggcaaCGAGGTGGCCGCCGAGATTGCCCGCCGCTTCATCACGGCTCAGTTTGCGCCGGAGGACGTCAAGCCCGTGTTTGGCCAGACGGCCGGCGTGTCCCGCATGGACCAGCTCATCGCGTTTGAGGGCGACAACGAGGTGCTGGGCAAGACGCAGCGCGCAAAGTTGTAG